A single region of the Streptomyces sp. NBC_01381 genome encodes:
- a CDS encoding protein phosphatase 2C domain-containing protein, whose protein sequence is MSQQGEQYTGASGQEDDWWGQLYDDSAPDTGPAQAADTLDDRFASAVSASSTGTAPGGADTAGGPAQQDIYGDQFEDRPVSDRHEPFTGSGSAPPGEPFARREPSAPGPVARPWEPPAAPAGPVTFPAGPKPPAGAPSRTTAVPAPRPPDESAGPPPSGRTDEPEQAPEPPAPSAPAPTLAEVPRAVAYVGDGPPTYDAEPTVLPAADPDDLADLVADTVLDGARYGTSTLRAVSVRGDSARYRGEPRRDSLLTARFGTGDGALVLVAMATGARATPGAHRAAADACAWIGRAVGRSHQRLAEDIRAARRGDLKSGLHRLTDRSLGKLRAQASDLGVEPDEYAASLRCLLLPADPDCRTRVFFGVGGGGLFRLRDGEWQDIEPRVSDVAGEAGPPVVGFGSVPSETPDGDRLTMDMGIITPPSPYEPAPEPPPREPFRFRASVARPGDALLLCSGGLAEPLRGEPDLAGHLTQRWSDAGPPGLAEFLADIQVRVKGYADDRTAAAVWEA, encoded by the coding sequence ATGAGCCAGCAGGGGGAGCAGTACACCGGGGCCTCCGGCCAGGAAGACGACTGGTGGGGTCAGCTGTACGACGACTCCGCACCCGACACGGGCCCGGCGCAGGCGGCCGACACCCTCGACGACAGATTCGCCTCGGCGGTGTCCGCGTCGTCCACGGGAACTGCCCCTGGGGGCGCCGATACTGCGGGCGGTCCCGCCCAACAGGACATATACGGCGACCAGTTCGAGGACCGTCCTGTGTCCGACCGCCATGAACCGTTCACGGGTTCGGGGTCGGCCCCTCCGGGCGAGCCGTTCGCCCGCCGCGAGCCGTCCGCCCCCGGCCCCGTCGCCCGCCCCTGGGAACCCCCGGCGGCTCCGGCAGGTCCTGTGACCTTCCCGGCGGGACCGAAGCCTCCCGCGGGGGCCCCGAGCCGCACCACCGCGGTCCCGGCGCCCCGCCCGCCCGACGAATCCGCGGGCCCGCCGCCGTCTGGACGTACCGACGAACCGGAGCAGGCGCCGGAACCGCCCGCGCCGTCCGCACCCGCGCCCACCCTCGCCGAAGTGCCGCGCGCCGTCGCCTATGTGGGTGACGGCCCGCCCACCTACGACGCCGAGCCCACCGTGCTGCCCGCCGCCGACCCCGACGACCTGGCGGACCTGGTTGCCGACACCGTCCTCGACGGCGCGCGCTACGGCACGTCCACCCTGCGGGCGGTCTCCGTGCGCGGGGACTCCGCCAGGTACCGGGGCGAGCCGCGGCGTGACTCGCTGCTCACCGCACGGTTCGGGACGGGCGACGGCGCCCTGGTCCTGGTCGCCATGGCCACCGGCGCGCGGGCCACGCCGGGCGCCCACCGGGCGGCCGCCGACGCCTGTGCGTGGATCGGCCGTGCCGTGGGCCGCAGTCACCAGCGGCTCGCCGAGGACATCAGGGCCGCCCGGCGCGGCGACCTGAAGAGCGGCCTGCACCGCCTCACCGACCGCAGCCTCGGCAAGCTCCGCGCGCAGGCCTCCGACCTCGGCGTCGAGCCCGATGAGTACGCCGCTTCCCTGCGCTGCCTGCTGCTGCCCGCCGACCCCGACTGCCGCACCCGCGTCTTCTTCGGCGTCGGCGGCGGCGGACTCTTCCGTCTCCGTGACGGGGAGTGGCAGGACATAGAGCCACGGGTCTCGGATGTCGCGGGCGAGGCGGGACCTCCCGTGGTCGGCTTCGGCTCGGTGCCTTCGGAGACCCCCGATGGCGACCGCCTCACCATGGACATGGGGATCATCACGCCGCCGAGTCCCTATGAACCGGCCCCGGAGCCGCCGCCCCGCGAGCCGTTCCGCTTCCGCGCCTCCGTCGCCCGCCCGGGTGACGCCCTGCTGCTCTGCAGCGGGGGCCTCGCCGAGCCGCTGCGCGGCGAGCCCGACCTCGCGGGACATCTCACCCAGCGGTGGTCGGACGCCGGTCCGCCCGGCCTCGCGGAGTTCCTCGCGGACATCCAGGTCAGGGTCAAGGGGTACGCCGACGACCGGACCGCGGCCGCCGTTTGGGAGGCGTGA
- a CDS encoding LuxR family transcriptional regulator codes for MLAAIGLDETHESAYRALVAVGAADVPDLARRLTLGEPETVHALRRLERHGLAAQASGKAGRWVAAPPAVALGALLAQQRHELEKAELAATLLAEEYRGQAAEPAVHDLVEVVTGAGAVSQRFLQLQLGASDEVCALVTGNPVVVSGMENDAEEQAAGRGVAYRVVVERSVLALPTGLLELSTAIGRNEQVRVVDRVPTKLVIADGSLAMVPLTSRTAEPAALVVHASGLLESLTGLFEAVWRDALPLRLGEGGDTVTEDAPEGPDGADLEILSLLLAGLTDASVAKQLDLGLRTVQRRVKRLMELTGVTTRLQLGWHAYERGWVAR; via the coding sequence ATGCTGGCTGCGATAGGTCTGGACGAGACACATGAGTCGGCGTACCGGGCGCTGGTGGCGGTGGGGGCCGCCGACGTACCCGATCTCGCGCGGCGGCTGACGCTGGGCGAGCCGGAGACGGTGCACGCGCTGCGCCGCCTTGAGCGGCACGGCCTTGCGGCCCAGGCCTCCGGGAAGGCGGGCCGGTGGGTGGCGGCCCCGCCCGCCGTCGCACTCGGCGCGCTGCTCGCCCAGCAGCGGCACGAACTGGAGAAGGCGGAGCTTGCGGCGACGCTGCTCGCCGAGGAGTACCGCGGGCAGGCCGCCGAGCCCGCGGTGCACGACCTGGTCGAGGTGGTCACCGGCGCGGGCGCCGTCTCGCAGCGCTTCCTCCAGCTGCAGCTCGGCGCGAGCGACGAGGTGTGCGCCCTGGTGACCGGCAACCCGGTCGTGGTCTCCGGCATGGAGAACGACGCGGAGGAGCAGGCGGCGGGCCGCGGCGTCGCCTACCGCGTGGTGGTCGAGCGTTCGGTCCTCGCGCTCCCCACCGGGCTGCTCGAACTGTCGACGGCGATCGGCCGCAATGAACAGGTGCGGGTCGTGGACCGCGTCCCGACCAAGCTGGTGATCGCCGACGGCTCGCTCGCGATGGTGCCGCTGACCTCGCGCACCGCGGAGCCGGCCGCGCTCGTGGTGCACGCGAGCGGCCTGCTCGAATCCCTGACGGGGCTCTTCGAGGCGGTGTGGCGGGACGCGCTGCCGCTGCGGCTCGGCGAGGGCGGCGACACGGTCACCGAGGACGCCCCGGAGGGCCCCGACGGCGCCGACCTCGAGATCCTCTCCCTGCTGCTCGCGGGCCTGACCGACGCGAGCGTGGCCAAGCAGCTCGATCTTGGCCTGCGGACGGTTCAGCGGCGGGTCAAGCGCCTGATGGAGCTGACGGGCGTGACGACGCGGCTTCAGCTGGGGTGGCATGCGTATGAGCGGGGCTGGGTGGCGCGGTAG
- a CDS encoding S8 family serine peptidase, which yields MRPISRTALGAASAVVLAVTATAPSVAEPRAAADTSPLVGSAPQGEGSSVVTLVTGDRILVSSDGKDRAGASVLPGADGTVPVIQTRQSGKDLYVYPEGAVHAIAEGRVDEELFNVTGLVRQGYDDAHAKKLPLIAVYDKSVDVTRTLPPTPRGAERGPVLEPVDGVALKADKKKAADFWADIASPKSRAAGDLKKLWLDAKVEATLDKSTKQVHAPEAWAAGYDGKGTKVAVLDTGADAEHPDLKGRIGATKNFTDSPDGEDRQGHGTHTTSTVGGTGAASDGKKKGVAPGAELLHGKVLNDSGSGATSWIIAGMQWAVDEKADVVSMSLGNPAKTDCSDPMSTATEELARSAENTLFVIAAGNTGPALNSVSSPGCAPSVLTVGAVDRDDSTAYFSSRSPVSGSHTLKPEIAAPGVGISAAAAGGRGVYAYQSMSGTSMATPHVAGAAALVKQRHPDWTARQIKAALVSSADSSIPGDVRETGGGRLDAKAAIDQQVLGSPAVQGGSFGWPQDASDRTTVDVPYTNTTDKQVELKLAVKGVTGNDGSAVRSSVARIGERSVKVPAGASVKVPLKLDPTADLARAQYGDVTGRVLAAADGVAVSTPFSLYVQPETVSLRVKLIDRAGKPADGPSSIDLIGTDDASGERRFNEGANDQTYQVRPGSYFLSGFVATPDSGGGTLTDSLTHLARPQVEVKKDMTVTLDARKAHRVTVKTDKKSEVRGATLGFARTWGADNWVHAGTAAGPRSIRGFYQSVEGKAAEGTFEYGSYWRAAAPLLSELAVVGGESLHPVTASTGSANLDGTGKAALVDAKSGTPQELEAAGAKGKIALVKVPDDGRVGAVAADAKKAGALAVIAHRAAPGRWYPSAGFSGPPLPVLGVPADEAASLLSQLATGPVDLTWKGTAKSPYVYNLAFPETGQTHDDRTYRVRDEDLAANEATYRAMGTATDYVDLPSAVTPTGLEVYFADIESVPAPGKRTEYYSAGTTGWGHQVSSSFPFGEFMIDPVRTYRKGERRTETWYDGVLTPGTPRDTEGKQALAGERQGNLIGVAPGFWSDAEHAGIQGGFGDIGSVELKRNGEVVGEYGWPFGVFTVPAEDSAYELTLDTRKIGSKVWNRSTETRTTWAFRSHLDEEVYSQGIPMLFPRYELPEDGLKTLAAEDGQRITLTATGHAGYQPGAIKSASLSYSYDEGKTWTKAETSAGAEAWTATVNHAGASGKQVWLKTELTDTNNSSVTQTVARAYDVR from the coding sequence ATGCGTCCGATATCGCGTACGGCGTTGGGGGCGGCGTCCGCCGTCGTCCTCGCCGTCACGGCCACGGCGCCGTCCGTGGCCGAGCCACGTGCGGCGGCTGACACGAGTCCACTGGTGGGTAGCGCTCCACAGGGCGAGGGAAGTTCCGTCGTCACGCTCGTCACCGGTGACCGGATCCTGGTGTCGTCGGACGGCAAGGACCGCGCCGGGGCGAGCGTGCTGCCCGGAGCCGACGGCACCGTGCCCGTGATCCAGACGCGGCAGTCCGGCAAGGACCTGTACGTCTACCCCGAGGGCGCCGTCCACGCGATCGCCGAAGGACGCGTCGACGAGGAGCTGTTCAACGTCACCGGGCTCGTCCGGCAGGGCTATGACGACGCGCACGCCAAGAAGCTGCCGCTCATCGCCGTGTACGACAAGTCCGTCGACGTCACGCGGACGCTGCCGCCCACTCCGCGCGGCGCCGAGCGCGGCCCGGTCCTTGAGCCCGTCGACGGTGTCGCCCTGAAGGCCGACAAGAAGAAGGCCGCCGACTTCTGGGCGGACATCGCATCCCCCAAGTCCCGTGCCGCGGGCGACCTGAAGAAGCTCTGGCTCGACGCCAAGGTCGAGGCCACTCTCGACAAGTCGACCAAGCAGGTGCACGCCCCCGAGGCCTGGGCCGCCGGATACGACGGCAAGGGCACCAAGGTCGCCGTCCTCGACACGGGGGCCGACGCCGAGCACCCCGACCTGAAGGGCCGCATCGGCGCGACCAAGAACTTCACCGACTCCCCGGACGGCGAGGACCGCCAAGGCCACGGCACCCACACCACCTCCACCGTCGGCGGCACCGGCGCGGCGAGCGACGGCAAGAAGAAGGGCGTCGCACCGGGCGCCGAGCTGCTGCACGGCAAGGTCCTCAACGACAGTGGTTCGGGGGCCACTTCATGGATCATCGCCGGCATGCAGTGGGCCGTCGACGAGAAGGCCGACGTCGTCTCGATGAGCCTCGGCAACCCGGCGAAGACCGACTGCAGCGACCCGATGAGCACGGCGACCGAGGAGCTCGCGCGGTCCGCCGAGAACACCCTCTTCGTCATCGCGGCCGGCAACACGGGCCCGGCCCTCAACTCCGTCTCGTCGCCCGGCTGCGCACCGAGCGTCCTTACCGTGGGTGCCGTCGACCGCGACGACTCCACGGCGTACTTCTCCAGCCGCAGCCCCGTCTCCGGCTCGCACACCCTCAAGCCGGAGATCGCCGCTCCGGGTGTCGGCATCTCCGCCGCGGCCGCGGGCGGGCGCGGCGTCTACGCGTACCAGTCCATGAGCGGTACGTCGATGGCGACCCCGCATGTCGCGGGCGCCGCCGCCCTGGTCAAGCAGCGCCACCCGGACTGGACCGCCCGGCAGATCAAGGCGGCCCTCGTGTCGTCCGCCGACAGCAGCATCCCCGGTGACGTCCGCGAGACGGGCGGCGGCAGGCTCGACGCGAAGGCCGCCATCGACCAGCAGGTGCTCGGCTCGCCCGCCGTGCAGGGCGGCAGCTTCGGCTGGCCGCAGGACGCGTCGGACCGCACGACGGTCGACGTGCCCTACACCAACACCACGGACAAACAAGTGGAGTTGAAGCTCGCGGTCAAGGGCGTCACCGGCAACGACGGCTCGGCGGTGCGCTCATCGGTCGCCCGCATCGGCGAGCGTTCCGTGAAGGTCCCGGCGGGCGCGAGCGTCAAGGTCCCGCTCAAGCTCGACCCCACGGCCGATCTCGCGCGCGCCCAGTACGGCGACGTCACCGGCCGCGTCCTCGCGGCCGCCGACGGAGTGGCCGTCTCCACACCCTTCTCGCTCTACGTCCAGCCCGAGACCGTCAGCCTCCGCGTGAAGCTGATCGACCGCGCGGGCAAGCCCGCTGACGGACCGTCATCGATCGACCTCATCGGCACGGACGACGCGAGCGGCGAGCGGCGCTTCAACGAGGGTGCGAACGACCAGACGTACCAAGTCCGTCCGGGCTCCTATTTCTTGAGCGGGTTCGTCGCGACCCCGGACTCCGGCGGCGGCACGCTCACCGACTCCCTCACCCACCTGGCGCGCCCCCAGGTCGAGGTGAAGAAGGACATGACGGTCACGCTCGACGCGCGCAAGGCGCACCGCGTCACGGTCAAGACCGACAAGAAGTCCGAAGTGCGCGGCGCCACCCTCGGCTTCGCCCGCACCTGGGGCGCCGACAACTGGGTGCACGCGGGCACGGCGGCCGGTCCGCGCAGCATCCGCGGCTTCTACCAGTCCGTCGAGGGCAAGGCCGCCGAGGGCACCTTCGAGTACGGCAGCTACTGGCGCGCCGCGGCGCCCCTGCTCTCCGAACTCGCCGTGGTGGGCGGCGAATCGCTGCACCCGGTGACCGCGTCGACCGGCTCGGCCAACCTCGACGGCACCGGCAAGGCGGCCCTCGTGGACGCCAAGTCCGGTACGCCGCAAGAGCTTGAGGCCGCGGGAGCCAAGGGCAAGATCGCCCTCGTGAAGGTCCCGGACGACGGTCGCGTGGGCGCCGTGGCGGCCGACGCCAAGAAGGCCGGGGCGCTCGCCGTCATCGCCCACCGGGCGGCACCCGGCCGCTGGTACCCGTCGGCCGGCTTCAGTGGACCCCCGCTGCCGGTGCTCGGCGTCCCGGCGGACGAGGCGGCCTCACTGCTCTCCCAACTGGCCACCGGACCGGTCGACTTGACCTGGAAGGGCACGGCCAAGAGCCCCTACGTCTACAACCTCGCCTTCCCTGAGACCGGCCAGACCCACGACGACCGCACCTACCGGGTGCGCGACGAGGACCTCGCAGCGAACGAGGCGACGTACCGCGCGATGGGCACCGCGACGGACTATGTGGACCTGCCGAGCGCCGTCACCCCCACCGGCCTCGAGGTCTACTTCGCCGACATCGAGTCCGTCCCGGCCCCCGGCAAGCGCACCGAGTACTACTCGGCCGGTACGACGGGCTGGGGCCACCAGGTCTCCAGCAGCTTCCCGTTCGGGGAGTTCATGATCGATCCGGTGCGTACGTACAGGAAGGGGGAGCGCCGCACTGAGACCTGGTACGACGGCGTCCTCACGCCCGGCACTCCGCGTGACACCGAGGGAAAGCAGGCCCTCGCCGGTGAGCGGCAGGGCAATCTGATCGGGGTCGCGCCCGGCTTCTGGTCCGATGCCGAACACGCGGGAATCCAGGGCGGCTTCGGCGACATCGGCTCCGTGGAGCTGAAGCGGAACGGCGAGGTCGTCGGGGAGTACGGCTGGCCGTTCGGGGTGTTCACGGTCCCGGCCGAGGACTCGGCGTACGAACTCACCCTGGACACCCGGAAGATCGGGTCGAAGGTGTGGAACCGGTCCACCGAGACGCGGACCACGTGGGCGTTCCGCTCGCACCTCGACGAGGAGGTGTACTCGCAGGGCATCCCGATGCTCTTCCCGCGCTACGAACTCCCCGAGGACGGCCTCAAGACGCTGGCCGCCGAGGACGGCCAGCGGATCACCCTCACGGCCACCGGGCACGCCGGCTACCAGCCCGGAGCGATCAAGTCCGCGTCCCTGTCGTACTCGTACGACGAGGGCAAGACCTGGACGAAGGCCGAGACGTCCGCCGGCGCGGAGGCATGGACCGCCACCGTGAACCACGCGGGAGCCTCGGGCAAGCAGGTCTGGCTCAAAACCGAACTGACGGACACGAACAACAGTTCCGTCACACAGACCGTGGCCCGCGCCTACGACGTGCGTTAG
- a CDS encoding pyruvate dehydrogenase: MAKQNVAEQFVDILVRAGVKRLYGVVGDSLNPVVDAIRRTKGLDWVQVRHEETAAFAAGAEAQITGSLAACAGSCGPGNLHLINGLYDAHRSMAPVLALASHIPSSEIGLGYFQETHPDQLFRECSHYSEMISNPKQMPRLLQTAIQHAIGQSGVSVVTLPGDVADQPAPDKAVETALVTSRPTVRPGDAEIEKLAAMIDEADKVTLFCGSGTAGAHAEVMEFAEKIKSPVGHALRGKEWIQYDNPYDVGMSGLLGYGAAYEATHECDLLILLGTDFPYNAFLPDDVKIAQVDVRPERLGRRSKLDLAVWGDVRETLRCLTPRVTPKTNRRFLDKMLKKHADALEGVIKAYTRKVEKHIPIHPEYVASVVDELAADDAVFTVDTGMCNVWAARYISPNGKRRIIGSFSHGSMANALPQAIGAQFTDRKRQVISMSGDGGFSMLMGDFLTLVQYDLPVKIVLFNNSSLGMVELEMLVAGLPSFGTANHNPDFAAVARAAGAYGVRVEKPKQLVGALKDAFSHKGPALVDIVTDPNALSIPPKISSEMVTGFALSASKIVLDGGVGRMVQMARSNLRNMPRP, encoded by the coding sequence ATGGCCAAGCAGAACGTCGCCGAACAGTTCGTCGACATCCTCGTCCGCGCGGGCGTCAAGCGCCTGTACGGAGTCGTGGGCGACAGCCTGAACCCGGTGGTGGACGCGATCAGGCGCACCAAGGGACTCGACTGGGTGCAGGTGCGCCACGAGGAGACCGCCGCCTTCGCCGCAGGTGCCGAGGCCCAGATCACCGGGAGCCTCGCCGCCTGCGCCGGTTCCTGCGGGCCCGGCAACCTCCACCTGATCAACGGCCTGTACGACGCGCACCGCTCCATGGCCCCGGTCCTCGCCCTCGCCTCGCACATCCCTTCGAGCGAGATCGGTCTCGGCTACTTCCAGGAGACGCACCCGGACCAGCTCTTCCGCGAGTGCAGCCACTACAGCGAGATGATCTCCAACCCGAAGCAGATGCCCCGTCTCCTCCAGACCGCCATCCAGCACGCGATCGGCCAGAGCGGCGTCAGCGTGGTCACGCTGCCCGGAGACGTCGCCGACCAGCCCGCTCCCGACAAGGCCGTCGAGACCGCCCTGGTCACCTCGCGCCCCACCGTGCGTCCCGGCGACGCGGAGATCGAGAAGCTCGCCGCGATGATCGACGAGGCCGACAAGGTCACCCTCTTCTGCGGCAGCGGCACGGCCGGCGCGCACGCCGAGGTCATGGAGTTCGCCGAGAAGATCAAGTCCCCGGTGGGCCACGCGCTGCGCGGCAAGGAATGGATCCAGTACGACAACCCGTACGACGTCGGGATGAGCGGGCTCCTGGGCTACGGCGCCGCGTACGAGGCCACCCACGAATGCGACCTGCTGATCCTCCTCGGCACGGACTTCCCGTACAACGCCTTCCTGCCCGACGACGTCAAGATCGCCCAGGTCGACGTGCGCCCCGAGCGCCTCGGCCGCCGCTCCAAGCTGGACCTCGCCGTCTGGGGCGACGTACGCGAGACCCTGCGCTGTCTCACGCCGCGCGTCACGCCCAAGACGAACCGCCGCTTCCTCGACAAGATGCTCAAGAAGCACGCGGACGCCCTCGAAGGCGTCATCAAGGCGTACACGCGCAAGGTGGAGAAGCACATCCCGATCCACCCCGAGTACGTCGCGTCCGTGGTCGACGAACTCGCCGCCGACGACGCCGTGTTCACCGTCGACACGGGTATGTGCAACGTCTGGGCGGCCCGCTACATCTCACCGAACGGCAAGCGCCGCATCATCGGATCCTTCAGCCATGGCTCGATGGCCAACGCCCTGCCGCAGGCGATCGGCGCCCAGTTCACCGACCGCAAGCGCCAGGTCATCTCCATGTCGGGCGACGGCGGATTCTCGATGCTGATGGGCGATTTCCTCACCCTGGTCCAGTACGACCTGCCGGTGAAGATCGTCCTGTTCAACAACTCCTCCCTGGGCATGGTCGAGTTGGAGATGCTGGTGGCCGGTCTCCCGTCCTTCGGCACCGCCAATCACAACCCCGACTTCGCCGCCGTGGCGCGTGCCGCCGGTGCCTACGGCGTACGCGTGGAGAAGCCCAAGCAGCTCGTCGGCGCCCTGAAGGACGCCTTCTCCCACAAGGGCCCCGCCCTGGTCGACATCGTCACCGACCCGAACGCCCTCTCCATCCCGCCCAAGATCAGCTCCGAGATGGTGACCGGCTTCGCGCTCTCCGCCAGCAAGATCGTCCTGGACGGCGGGGTCGGCCGCATGGTCCAGATGGCACGCTCCAACCTCCGTAACATGCCCCGACCTTGA
- a CDS encoding glycoside hydrolase family 38 C-terminal domain-containing protein, with translation MHDDRLLVEGRLERALRQFIRPAQYTDRVPLTLSVWHAPGEPVPVAEALKASYAPFETGTAWGSPWSTSWFRLRGQVPDAWRGRRVEVVVDPGFTSDGPGFQAEGLVYDASGVPLKGVHPRNRHIPVAAPAQGGEPVHLLLEAAANPAVLRDFEPTPLGDVLTAGDRPIYRFASADLAVLNEEAWRLTLDIEVLAELMYELDAARPRRHEILRALERALDALDLHDVPGTAAAARAELAGVLASPAHASAHRVSAAGHAHIDSAWLWPLRETVRKASRTFANVTALAEEYPELVFACSQAQQYAWVKEHQPHIWERIKKAVTDGTWAPVGSMWVESDANMPGGEALARQITHGMRFFREELGVETEEIWLPDSFGYTAAFPQLAKLAGVRWFLTQKLSWNQSNKMPHHTFWWEGIDGTRVFTHFPPVDTYNSQFHGAELAHAECNFTEKGRASRSLVPFGWGDGGGGPTREMMERARRLRSLEGSPRVEIERPSAFFAAAEEEYGERAPVWSGELYLELHRATYTTQAATKRGNRRSEHALREAELWCTAASLRDPSYAYPYEALDRLWKTVLLHQFHDILPGSSIAWVHREARDTYARVLAELDEITAGAVRSLGAGEPAVLNASPYARSEVVTSREGALVHVNVPALGTQSLAVAAGHTRAPGAGATAQLADGTIVLSNEHLRVTIDTDGLLTSVRDLDADREVLSPGSRGNLLQLHPDHPTHYDAWDLDRHYRNTHTDLTDAESVELVEDGPLRVAVRVVRAFGDSRITQEIRLAAGSRRVDVVTDVDWRESEKVLKAAFPLDVHAERSAAEIQFGHVHRTTHANTGWDAARFEICAHRWLRVAEEAYGVAVLNDSTYGHDVTRAPHADGLGTTVRLTLLRAPHSPDPETDLGTHRFTYALLPGATTGDAVAEGLALNLPLRVADAPVLPPLVSVDNPAVTVESVKLADDGSGDVVVRLYESRGGRAAAALTTSFAVSAAQVTDLLERPQGPAETDSAGLALDLRPFQILTLRLRPA, from the coding sequence GTGCACGACGACCGACTGCTGGTTGAGGGACGCCTGGAGCGCGCCCTGCGGCAGTTCATCCGCCCCGCCCAGTACACGGACCGTGTGCCGCTCACCCTCTCGGTCTGGCACGCCCCGGGCGAGCCGGTGCCCGTCGCCGAGGCGCTGAAGGCGTCGTACGCGCCTTTCGAGACCGGGACGGCGTGGGGAAGTCCCTGGTCAACCAGTTGGTTCCGGCTGCGGGGGCAGGTGCCCGACGCATGGCGCGGGCGGCGCGTCGAGGTGGTCGTCGACCCCGGGTTCACCAGTGACGGGCCCGGTTTCCAGGCCGAGGGTCTGGTGTACGACGCTTCGGGTGTTCCTCTGAAGGGCGTTCACCCGCGCAACCGGCACATCCCCGTGGCGGCCCCCGCGCAGGGCGGTGAACCGGTGCATCTGCTCCTGGAGGCGGCGGCCAATCCGGCCGTTCTGCGTGACTTCGAACCGACGCCGCTCGGCGACGTACTGACCGCGGGCGATCGGCCCATCTACCGATTCGCCTCTGCCGATCTGGCCGTACTGAACGAGGAGGCCTGGCGTCTCACCCTGGACATCGAGGTCCTCGCGGAGCTCATGTACGAGCTGGACGCGGCCCGGCCGCGCCGCCACGAGATCCTGCGGGCCCTGGAGCGGGCGCTCGACGCGCTCGATCTGCACGATGTGCCGGGCACGGCCGCGGCCGCCCGCGCCGAGCTCGCCGGGGTCCTGGCGAGCCCCGCCCACGCCAGCGCGCACCGCGTCTCCGCCGCCGGGCACGCGCACATCGACTCGGCGTGGCTGTGGCCGCTGCGCGAGACGGTGCGCAAGGCGTCCCGCACTTTCGCCAATGTGACGGCGCTGGCCGAGGAGTATCCGGAGCTGGTCTTCGCCTGCTCGCAGGCCCAGCAGTACGCCTGGGTGAAGGAGCACCAGCCGCACATCTGGGAGCGCATCAAGAAGGCGGTGACGGACGGGACTTGGGCGCCGGTGGGCTCGATGTGGGTCGAGTCGGACGCCAACATGCCGGGCGGTGAGGCGCTCGCGCGGCAGATCACGCACGGGATGCGGTTCTTCCGCGAGGAGCTCGGCGTCGAGACGGAGGAGATCTGGCTGCCGGACTCCTTCGGATACACCGCCGCCTTCCCGCAGTTGGCGAAGCTGGCGGGCGTCCGCTGGTTCCTCACCCAGAAGCTGAGCTGGAACCAGTCCAACAAGATGCCGCACCACACCTTCTGGTGGGAGGGCATCGACGGCACCCGTGTCTTCACGCACTTCCCGCCGGTGGACACCTACAACTCGCAGTTCCACGGCGCCGAACTCGCCCACGCGGAGTGCAACTTCACAGAGAAGGGCCGCGCGTCCCGCTCGCTGGTGCCGTTCGGCTGGGGCGACGGCGGGGGCGGCCCCACCCGCGAGATGATGGAGCGTGCGCGGCGCCTTCGCTCCCTGGAGGGTTCGCCGCGCGTCGAGATCGAGCGGCCTTCGGCGTTCTTCGCGGCCGCCGAGGAGGAGTACGGGGAGCGGGCGCCGGTCTGGTCCGGCGAGCTGTATCTGGAGCTGCACCGGGCGACGTACACCACGCAGGCGGCGACCAAGCGCGGCAACCGCCGCAGCGAACACGCCCTGCGCGAGGCCGAGTTGTGGTGCACCGCGGCCTCGCTGCGGGACCCTTCGTACGCCTACCCGTACGAGGCGCTCGACCGGCTGTGGAAGACGGTGCTCCTGCACCAGTTCCACGACATCCTGCCGGGCTCGTCGATCGCCTGGGTGCACCGGGAGGCCCGCGACACCTACGCACGGGTGCTCGCCGAGCTCGATGAGATCACCGCCGGTGCGGTGCGGTCCCTCGGCGCGGGCGAGCCCGCCGTGCTCAACGCGTCGCCGTACGCCCGCAGCGAGGTCGTCACGAGCAGGGAAGGGGCCCTGGTGCACGTGAACGTCCCGGCCCTCGGCACGCAGAGCCTCGCGGTGGCGGCCGGGCACACCCGCGCGCCGGGTGCCGGTGCCACGGCTCAACTCGCCGACGGCACTATCGTGTTGAGCAACGAGCATCTCCGCGTCACCATCGACACGGACGGGCTCCTGACCTCCGTACGCGATCTCGACGCCGACCGCGAGGTCCTCTCCCCCGGCTCGCGCGGCAACCTCCTCCAGCTGCACCCCGACCATCCCACGCACTACGACGCCTGGGACCTGGACCGGCACTACCGCAACACGCACACCGACCTCACGGACGCCGAGTCCGTCGAGCTGGTGGAGGACGGGCCGCTGCGGGTCGCCGTCCGCGTGGTGCGGGCCTTCGGGGACTCGCGCATCACACAGGAGATCCGGCTCGCGGCGGGCAGCCGGCGTGTCGACGTGGTCACGGACGTCGACTGGCGGGAGTCGGAGAAGGTGCTCAAGGCCGCCTTCCCGCTGGACGTGCACGCCGAACGGTCCGCCGCTGAGATCCAGTTCGGGCATGTGCACCGGACGACCCACGCCAACACCGGCTGGGACGCGGCCCGTTTCGAGATCTGCGCGCACCGGTGGCTGCGGGTCGCCGAGGAGGCGTACGGCGTCGCGGTGCTCAACGACTCGACGTACGGCCATGATGTGACGCGTGCGCCGCACGCGGACGGGCTCGGCACCACCGTGCGGCTCACGCTGCTGCGCGCCCCGCACAGCCCGGACCCGGAGACGGATCTGGGCACACACCGGTTCACGTACGCGCTGCTGCCCGGCGCGACGACGGGCGACGCGGTCGCGGAGGGCCTCGCGCTGAATCTGCCGCTGCGGGTGGCCGACGCGCCCGTGCTGCCGCCCCTTGTGAGCGTCGACAACCCGGCGGTGACCGTGGAGTCGGTGAAGCTCGCGGACGACGGGAGCGGCGATGTCGTGGTGCGGCTCTACGAGTCGCGGGGCGGGCGCGCGGCGGCCGCGCTCACCACGTCGTTCGCGGTGAGCGCGGCGCAGGTGACGGACTTGCTCGAGCGGCCGCAGGGACCGGCCGAGACGGACAGCGCGGGCCTGGCGCTTGACCTACGTCCGTTCCAGATTCTGACCCTGCGGCTTCGGCCGGCCTGA